One genomic region from Hoeflea algicola encodes:
- a CDS encoding Flp family type IVb pilin, which translates to MKNLFDRFVKDESGATAIEYGLIAALISVALITGASTLGNTLNNQFQFLSNKMNDSQ; encoded by the coding sequence ATGAAGAACCTTTTTGATCGTTTCGTAAAAGACGAGTCCGGCGCGACCGCTATTGAATATGGCCTGATCGCTGCACTGATTTCGGTTGCTCTCATCACCGGCGCTTCCACGCTCGGCAACACCCTGAACAACCAGTTCCAGTTCTTGTCCAACAAGATGAACGACTCGCAGTAA
- a CDS encoding A24 family peptidase has protein sequence MVEAAIFVILPLCLAMAAFSDILTMTIPNRVSVILAISFFIVAPFTGMDLVTLAWSVAAAIAVFAGCFALFAFNVMGGGDAKILSAAALWYGFNIDLVAFLGMTGVFGGLLAVMVLMIRANQNILLVSRVPIPMHFFQDRAGIPYGVAIGAAAFATFPNSQIFIQALSQLN, from the coding sequence ATGGTTGAGGCCGCAATTTTTGTCATCCTGCCGCTTTGCCTGGCGATGGCGGCGTTTTCCGACATTCTGACCATGACCATCCCCAACCGTGTCTCGGTCATTCTGGCGATCTCGTTTTTCATCGTCGCCCCCTTCACCGGCATGGATCTGGTTACATTGGCATGGTCTGTGGCCGCGGCGATCGCGGTGTTTGCCGGTTGCTTCGCCCTTTTTGCCTTCAATGTCATGGGCGGCGGCGATGCCAAGATCCTCAGCGCCGCGGCGCTCTGGTATGGCTTCAACATCGATCTCGTCGCTTTTCTTGGCATGACTGGCGTCTTTGGCGGCCTGTTGGCGGTGATGGTGCTGATGATCCGCGCCAATCAGAATATCCTGTTGGTCTCGCGGGTACCAATCCCCATGCATTTCTTCCAGGATCGTGCCGGCATCCCCTATGGCGTGGCCATTGGTGCTGCGGCTTTTGCGACTTTTCCCAATTCACAGATCTTCATCCAGGCGCTCAGCCAGTTGAACTGA
- the cpaB gene encoding Flp pilus assembly protein CpaB: protein MKPARVVIMAVAVLAAGLAGYLAMNLTSPTVQVNEMSSTPVIKKMPTIDVLVVNASLPVGARLNEENLEWKGWPEDGVIEGLVRRDTRPEAVAELTGAIVRLPVFAGEPLRSEKIVDSSSRIMSSLLPAGKRAIATEISVATSAGGFILPNDRVDVIMVRRKTAEEGFLTEVILSNIRILAIDQRIEQDAEGNRTAVGTTATLELTPEQTKIITVAQQMADRLTLALRSVADVQESDTAGAKYLLSGEDGTAAIQLIRSGAITKVGATN, encoded by the coding sequence ATGAAACCCGCCCGCGTCGTCATCATGGCAGTGGCTGTCCTGGCAGCAGGACTGGCCGGTTACCTGGCCATGAATCTGACCTCTCCCACGGTCCAGGTAAATGAAATGTCCTCCACGCCGGTCATCAAGAAGATGCCGACCATTGATGTGCTGGTGGTCAACGCCAGCCTGCCAGTGGGCGCGCGGCTGAACGAGGAGAACCTGGAATGGAAAGGCTGGCCCGAAGACGGGGTGATCGAAGGACTTGTCCGTCGCGATACGCGACCGGAAGCGGTCGCCGAACTTACCGGCGCCATTGTTCGGCTGCCAGTATTTGCCGGCGAGCCGCTTCGGTCCGAGAAAATTGTCGATTCATCCTCGCGGATCATGTCTTCGCTGCTTCCGGCCGGCAAGCGCGCCATTGCCACGGAAATCTCGGTTGCCACCAGCGCCGGTGGTTTCATTCTGCCCAACGACCGGGTCGACGTGATCATGGTGCGCCGCAAGACCGCGGAAGAAGGATTTTTGACCGAAGTCATTCTGTCGAACATCCGGATTCTGGCGATCGACCAGCGGATTGAACAGGATGCTGAGGGCAACCGAACGGCGGTCGGCACCACGGCGACCCTCGAACTCACCCCCGAACAGACCAAGATCATCACGGTTGCCCAGCAGATGGCTGACCGGTTGACCCTAGCCTTGCGCAGTGTTGCCGATGTTCAGGAATCTGACACAGCCGGTGCGAAATATCTTTTGAGCGGCGAAGACGGCACAGCTGCCATCCAGCTGATCCGCTCCGGGGCCATCACCAAAGTTGGCGCCACCAACTAA